A region from the Sandaracinus amylolyticus genome encodes:
- a CDS encoding AI-2E family transporter yields the protein MAGTDGSGRAARTAMFPRWLVVLLGLLAVGGTVYLLRGVLTPIALSFGIAYLLDPLVDRFESRGVPRGAAITLVLAIVAAVMVVFTLLVLPGMVREVIHFVTELPGEMQELLARIEPWLTARGIPVPHDVDEALTQFELDPSELASHAAAPAQAALRFVLGGTASALGALASALIVPVLAFYLLYDFDRMTVGARELVPPRIRPWVVEVASEIDAVLGQFVRGQLLVMLAMGVLYAGAYSLVGVRLAVPIGLVAGLLAFIPYVGGGSALGMALLMCLVDWTDWTKPALVVVAYLVCQGLEGFVIVPRVVGDKVGLPAVWVLVALMVGGELFGFLGVLLAVPAAAVVKIFVVRGLRWYKQSPLYLEGAGVERVAEVVQRTEAPIGEPPAPIASVPDIAQEIAPVIPVAAATPSDAAPIAEDAGPTLPTSPDAPVPPERDEDEEDDDDEESPR from the coding sequence ATGGCGGGGACGGACGGGAGCGGGCGCGCGGCGAGGACCGCGATGTTCCCGCGGTGGCTCGTGGTGCTGCTCGGTCTGCTCGCGGTCGGCGGCACGGTGTACCTGCTGCGCGGCGTGCTCACGCCGATCGCGCTCTCGTTCGGCATCGCGTACCTGCTCGATCCGCTCGTCGATCGCTTCGAGTCGCGCGGCGTGCCGCGCGGCGCCGCGATCACGCTGGTGCTCGCGATCGTCGCCGCGGTGATGGTCGTGTTCACGCTGCTCGTGCTGCCCGGAATGGTGCGCGAGGTCATCCACTTCGTGACGGAGCTCCCGGGCGAGATGCAGGAGCTGCTCGCGCGCATCGAGCCCTGGCTCACGGCGCGCGGCATCCCGGTGCCGCACGACGTCGACGAGGCGCTCACGCAGTTCGAGCTCGATCCGAGCGAGCTCGCGAGCCACGCCGCCGCGCCCGCGCAGGCCGCGCTCCGCTTCGTGCTCGGGGGCACGGCATCGGCGCTCGGCGCGCTCGCGAGCGCGCTCATCGTGCCCGTGCTCGCGTTCTATCTGCTCTACGACTTCGATCGCATGACGGTCGGCGCGCGCGAGCTCGTGCCGCCGCGCATCCGTCCGTGGGTCGTCGAGGTCGCGAGCGAGATCGACGCGGTGCTCGGGCAGTTCGTGCGCGGTCAGCTCCTCGTGATGCTCGCGATGGGCGTGCTCTACGCGGGCGCGTACTCGCTCGTCGGGGTGCGGCTCGCGGTGCCGATCGGGCTCGTCGCGGGCCTGCTCGCGTTCATCCCGTACGTCGGCGGCGGCTCGGCGCTCGGCATGGCGCTCCTGATGTGCCTCGTCGACTGGACCGACTGGACGAAGCCCGCGCTCGTCGTGGTCGCGTACCTCGTGTGCCAGGGCCTCGAGGGCTTCGTGATCGTGCCGCGCGTCGTCGGCGACAAGGTCGGGCTGCCCGCGGTGTGGGTGCTCGTCGCGTTGATGGTCGGCGGCGAGCTCTTCGGCTTCCTCGGCGTGCTGCTCGCGGTGCCCGCCGCGGCGGTCGTGAAGATCTTCGTCGTGCGCGGGCTGCGTTGGTACAAGCAGTCGCCGCTCTACCTCGAGGGCGCGGGCGTGGAGCGCGTCGCCGAGGTCGTGCAGCGCACCGAGGCGCCGATCGGCGAGCCTCCCGCGCCGATCGCGTCCGTGCCCGACATCGCGCAGGAGATCGCGCCGGTGATCCCGGTCGCGGCGGCGACGCCCTCGGACGCCGCGCCGATCGCGGAGGACGCGGGCCCGACGCTGCCGACGTCGCCGGACGCGCCGGTGCCTCCCGAGCGCGACGAAGACGAAGAAGACGACGACGACGAGGAGAGCCCACGATGA
- a CDS encoding PilT/PilU family type 4a pilus ATPase — protein MLRLDFYVQHLVRHNAREVMLASGEPVRFRFAEGERASNTAIEHAQVVQLVQEAAPPASIDELRRTRRTSFQHAATGGILVRVEVDAAQAAEWRVVVRPEDDGGAIELDGVGVRPPPRGGVERITAERPVVEKAAVVEKATMAQSPAARMGAPRPAPVASEPKSDPKSGEIRIEPGHSRNAMNASGKRVDAVLGEPKINHLLRMMVACGASDLHLSSEVVPMVRRHGEMTPLFDRAPIEDREMRELLLEIAPARNKEEFGAKNDTDFAHTIEEVARFRANYFMDRKGMGAVFRQIPFDILPPEKLGLPPKVLELCHLSKGLVLVTGPTGSGKSTTLATLIDVINSTRSDHIITIEDPIEFVHPNKMCLVNQREVGVHTGSFKNALRAALREDPDIVLVGELRDLETISIAIETAETGHLVFGTLHTTSAPSTVDRIIDQFPADRQAQIRTMLSESLRGVIAQMLCKKKGGGRVAAYEVMIANPAVSNLIREGKTFQLKSVMQTGRNLGMQTMNDHLIELVKAEKVEPLEAYMKSNDKQVIKDMLLKAGFKLDLGGVQEH, from the coding sequence ATGCTGCGTCTCGATTTCTACGTCCAGCACCTCGTCCGTCACAACGCGCGCGAGGTGATGCTCGCGTCGGGCGAGCCTGTGCGCTTCCGGTTCGCGGAGGGCGAGCGCGCGTCGAACACCGCGATCGAGCACGCGCAGGTCGTGCAGCTGGTGCAGGAAGCGGCGCCGCCCGCATCGATCGACGAGCTGCGACGCACGCGGAGGACGTCGTTCCAGCACGCCGCGACCGGTGGGATCCTCGTGCGCGTCGAGGTCGACGCCGCGCAGGCGGCGGAGTGGCGCGTCGTGGTGCGCCCCGAGGACGACGGGGGCGCGATCGAGCTCGACGGAGTGGGTGTGCGACCGCCGCCGCGAGGAGGCGTGGAGCGCATCACGGCGGAGCGCCCGGTCGTGGAGAAGGCGGCCGTCGTGGAGAAGGCGACGATGGCGCAGTCGCCCGCCGCGCGGATGGGCGCGCCGCGTCCGGCGCCCGTCGCGAGCGAGCCCAAGAGCGATCCGAAGAGCGGCGAGATCCGCATCGAGCCGGGGCACTCGAGGAACGCGATGAACGCGTCGGGCAAGCGCGTCGACGCGGTGCTCGGCGAGCCGAAGATCAATCACTTGCTGCGCATGATGGTCGCGTGCGGCGCGAGCGATCTGCACCTCTCGAGCGAGGTGGTGCCGATGGTGCGACGCCACGGCGAGATGACGCCGCTCTTCGATCGCGCGCCGATCGAGGACCGCGAGATGCGCGAGCTCCTGCTCGAGATCGCACCGGCGCGGAACAAGGAGGAGTTCGGCGCGAAGAACGACACCGACTTCGCGCACACGATCGAAGAGGTCGCGCGCTTCCGCGCGAACTACTTCATGGATCGCAAGGGGATGGGCGCGGTGTTCCGCCAGATCCCGTTCGACATCCTGCCGCCCGAGAAGCTCGGCCTGCCGCCGAAGGTGCTCGAGCTCTGTCATCTGTCGAAGGGCCTCGTGCTCGTCACCGGGCCGACCGGGAGCGGCAAGTCGACGACGCTCGCGACGCTGATCGACGTGATCAACAGCACGCGCAGCGATCACATCATCACGATCGAGGATCCGATCGAGTTCGTGCACCCGAACAAGATGTGCCTCGTGAACCAGCGCGAGGTCGGCGTGCACACGGGGAGCTTCAAGAACGCGCTGCGCGCGGCGCTGCGCGAGGATCCCGACATCGTGCTGGTGGGCGAGCTGCGCGACCTCGAGACGATCTCGATCGCGATCGAGACGGCCGAGACGGGGCACCTCGTGTTCGGCACGCTGCACACGACGAGCGCGCCGAGCACGGTGGACCGCATCATCGATCAGTTCCCCGCGGACCGTCAGGCGCAGATCCGCACGATGCTCAGCGAGTCGCTGCGCGGCGTGATCGCGCAGATGCTGTGCAAGAAGAAGGGCGGCGGGCGCGTCGCGGCGTACGAGGTGATGATCGCGAACCCCGCGGTGTCGAACCTCATCCGCGAGGGCAAGACGTTCCAGCTGAAGAGCGTCATGCAGACGGGGCGCAACCTCGGCATGCAGACGATGAACGATCACCTGATCGAGCTCGTGAAGGCCGAAAAGGTCGAGCCGCTCGAGGCCTACATGAAGAGCAACGACAAGCAGGTCATCAAGGACATGCTCCTCAAGGCCGGCTTCAAGCTCGACCTCGGCGGCGTCCAGGAGCATTGA
- a CDS encoding PEGA domain-containing protein, whose protein sequence is MIRALTVALVLAVASSARAQTVETAPSTDELRALEARTLFEQGVRASREERWAEALDAFRRSRALVERPSTLFNIAIALDRLGRLRAAIGAIDEYLATSDPVADEVDRREAMRLRVDAEARLARITLRVEPDDASVALDGAPLAGGSERTTIADPGDHVVVVSAPGYVDQRHEIAVRPGADVERVIELAPVEPPAPTTPLATTMHVEPPTRDDDTSLLEDPVFWAILGGGAALIAGVAIGVGVHVASAPAPYGGTLGVTFEVP, encoded by the coding sequence GTGATCCGCGCGCTCACCGTCGCGCTCGTGCTCGCCGTGGCGTCGTCGGCGCGCGCGCAGACGGTCGAGACCGCGCCGTCGACGGACGAGCTGCGCGCCCTCGAGGCGCGCACGCTGTTCGAGCAGGGTGTCCGCGCGAGCCGAGAGGAGCGCTGGGCGGAGGCGCTCGACGCGTTCCGCCGCTCTCGCGCGCTCGTCGAGCGGCCGAGCACGCTCTTCAACATCGCGATCGCGCTCGATCGCCTCGGGCGTCTGCGCGCGGCGATCGGCGCGATCGACGAGTACCTCGCGACGAGCGATCCCGTCGCCGACGAGGTCGATCGGCGCGAGGCGATGCGCCTGCGTGTCGACGCCGAGGCGCGCCTCGCGCGCATCACGCTGCGCGTCGAGCCCGACGACGCGAGCGTCGCGCTCGATGGCGCTCCGCTCGCGGGTGGCTCCGAGCGCACGACGATCGCGGATCCCGGTGATCACGTCGTCGTCGTGAGCGCGCCGGGGTACGTCGATCAGCGTCACGAGATCGCGGTGCGACCGGGCGCCGACGTGGAGCGCGTGATCGAGCTCGCGCCCGTCGAGCCCCCCGCACCGACCACGCCGCTCGCGACCACGATGCACGTCGAGCCCCCGACGCGCGACGACGACACGAGCTTGCTCGAGGATCCCGTCTTCTGGGCGATCCTCGGCGGCGGCGCCGCGCTAATCGCCGGCGTCGCGATCGGCGTCGGCGTGCACGTCGCGAGCGCGCCCGCGCCCTACGGCGGCACGCTCGGCGTCACGTTCGAGGTGCCCTGA
- a CDS encoding serine/threonine-protein kinase, producing MPILTERERLGTRLAGKYDLSAILGRGGMGTVYAGVHAWTGRQVAVKLLRPALAEDPNIVRRFLREARAAAALRHPHVVDVLDMGQEDDGAVYMVLELLEGESLGALLRRRKRMTPEELLPIVLPVADALVDVHAKGLVHRDLKPDNVFVARGRGDRSVPKLLDFGIAKILEDTSGTPGTRTGAIVGTPHYMSPEQASGSGEIGPASDVWSFGVLLFECLSGKLPYDAETATGVLVKIMTSTPPSLSRVAPDVPRPLVRVIEHAMQNDAAARFLDARVMRDALRDAATQLGIAIPDEVPDEPSAPPPARTGDLAPIEVQVASSERTGDRSAIESAPTIESQPAARRDDESVTPAPSVQLPPRRRFYFNAAIVVAVVALAVVAYALGASSSRTARTEPTAPSTATASARDHEAIDAASAAIVSDASVVTTPTVVTPAVTTPTIATTPQSASTPRPPRGARGRPTPSDPTPSEPAAPSQEETERPSVRTEW from the coding sequence ATGCCGATCCTGACCGAGCGCGAGCGCCTCGGGACGCGCCTCGCGGGCAAGTACGACCTGTCCGCGATCCTCGGTCGCGGCGGGATGGGCACCGTCTACGCCGGCGTGCACGCGTGGACGGGGCGCCAGGTCGCGGTGAAGCTGCTCCGGCCCGCGCTCGCAGAGGACCCGAACATCGTGCGCCGCTTCCTGCGCGAGGCGCGCGCCGCGGCCGCGCTGCGTCATCCGCACGTCGTCGACGTGCTCGACATGGGCCAGGAGGACGACGGCGCCGTCTACATGGTGCTCGAGCTGCTCGAGGGCGAGTCGCTCGGCGCGCTGCTGCGGCGGCGCAAGCGGATGACGCCCGAGGAGCTCCTGCCGATCGTGCTGCCGGTCGCCGATGCGCTCGTCGACGTGCACGCGAAAGGTCTCGTGCACCGCGATCTGAAGCCCGACAACGTGTTCGTGGCGCGTGGTCGCGGGGATCGTTCGGTGCCGAAGCTCCTCGACTTCGGGATCGCGAAGATCCTCGAGGACACGAGCGGCACCCCGGGCACGCGCACCGGCGCGATCGTCGGCACGCCGCACTACATGTCCCCGGAGCAGGCGTCGGGCTCCGGCGAGATCGGTCCCGCGAGCGACGTGTGGTCGTTCGGCGTGCTGCTCTTCGAGTGCCTCAGCGGGAAGCTGCCGTACGACGCGGAGACCGCGACCGGCGTGCTCGTGAAGATCATGACGAGCACGCCGCCCTCGCTCTCGCGCGTCGCGCCGGACGTGCCGCGTCCGCTCGTGCGCGTCATCGAGCACGCGATGCAGAACGACGCCGCGGCGCGCTTCCTCGATGCGCGCGTCATGCGCGACGCGCTGCGCGACGCCGCGACGCAGCTCGGCATCGCGATCCCCGACGAGGTCCCCGACGAGCCCAGCGCGCCGCCGCCGGCGCGCACGGGCGATCTCGCGCCGATCGAGGTGCAGGTCGCGTCGTCGGAGCGCACCGGCGATCGATCCGCGATCGAGAGCGCGCCCACGATCGAGTCGCAGCCCGCGGCGCGACGCGACGACGAGTCGGTCACGCCCGCGCCGAGCGTGCAGCTCCCGCCGCGCCGTCGCTTCTACTTCAACGCCGCGATCGTGGTGGCCGTGGTGGCGCTCGCGGTGGTCGCGTACGCGCTCGGCGCATCGTCGTCGCGCACCGCGCGCACCGAGCCGACGGCGCCGAGCACCGCGACGGCGTCCGCGCGTGATCACGAGGCGATCGACGCGGCGAGCGCCGCGATCGTGAGCGACGCGTCGGTCGTCACCACGCCCACCGTGGTCACGCCCGCCGTGACGACGCCGACGATCGCGACGACGCCGCAGAGCGCGAGCACCCCGCGGCCGCCCCGCGGCGCACGCGGCCGTCCTACGCCCAGCGATCCGACGCCGAGCGAGCCCGCAGCGCCGTCGCAGGAGGAGACCGAGCGGCCTTCGGTGAGGACCGAGTGGTGA